From the genome of Chanos chanos chromosome 5, fChaCha1.1, whole genome shotgun sequence, one region includes:
- the gdf10b gene encoding growth/differentiation factor 10 encodes MQTRVEERREVASADPGDGDSLGSAAERGSDTTACDSPTRDMMSINMYKIYDKFTKDPRQHQVINTARSFKSVVAIFNSKILFQFNLTSIPESEVILSATFHFLDQHARPRAWRCKHSRGASCRMQHLPLVPPAQFILRSTSPNAAIPSHLGHIIFAPNRKGSWQIRDMSSIIKEARARNELLISAELQFGERPQRRQDCFSPHGLPYILVYANDLLITEPNSVAMSLQRYNPFPVAEERGAGPPTYSTGSRVKREADHLQNNYLPDFQYNDLKSQGLWDSTYFPLKPKSSYKSERQDQDSGDELNRSQELNFDEKTMKKARRKQLTEPRACARRYLRVDFADIGWSEWVLAPKAFDAYYCAGTCGFPISKVGRPSNHATIQSIVRAVGIVPGVPEPCCVPDKMSPLPVLYLDTSKNMVVKVYHSMSVETCACR; translated from the exons ATGCAGACCCGTGTCGAGGAGAGACG TGAAGTTGCGTCAGCGGACCCCGGCGATGGAGATAGCCTCGGGTCAGCTGCAGAGCGAGGTTCAGATACCACAGCGTGTGACAGCCCCACTCGGGATATGATGTCaataaacatgtacaaaatTTACGATAAATTCACTAAAGACCCTCGTCAACACCAAGTTATCAATACCGCTAGGAGTTTTAAATCTGTCGTAG CAATCTTCAACAGCAAGATCTTGTTTCAATTTAATCTGACCTCCATCCCTGAGTCAGAGGTGATCTTGTCCGCAACATTCCATTTCCTGGACCAACATGCACGTCCACGTGCGTGGAGATGCAAACATTCCCGCGGGGCCTCCTGTCGCATGCAGCACCTACCGCTCGTACCTCCTGCACAATTCATCCTGAGGTCCACCTCCCCAAATGCCGCCATTCCCTCTCATCTGGGGCACATCATTTTTGCCCCTAATAGAAAGGGCTCTTGGCAGATAAGAGATATGTCCTCTATCATCAAAGAGGCCCGTGCTCGGAATGAGCTCCTGATTTCAGCTGAGCTTCAGTTTGGCGAGAGGCCTCAGCGACGACAGGACTGCTTTTCTCCGCATGGCTTGCCATATATTTTGGTGTACGCTAATGATCTTTTAATCACCGAGCCAAACAGTGTTGCCATGAGCTTACAGAGGTACAACCCTTTTCCAGTTGCTGAGGAAAGAGGTGCCGGGCCACCCACTTACTCAACAGGGTCCAGGGTCAAAAGGGAGGCAGACCACTTACAGAATAATTATCTTCCTGACTTCCAGTACAATGATCTAAAGAGCCAGGGCCTTTGGGATAGCACTTACTTTCCACTAAAGCCAAAATCTTCATACAAAAGTGAAAGACAGGATCAGGACAGTGGTGATGAGCTAAACAGGTCTCAGGAACTGAATTTCGATGAGAAGACCATGAAAAAGGCTCGACGCAAACAGTTGACTGAGCCACGAGCCTGTGCCAGACGGTATCTGAGAGTAGACTTCGCAGACATTGGCTGGAGCGAATGGGTGTTGGCACCAAAAGCATTTGATGCCTACTACTGCGCAGGAACATGTGGATTCCCTATTTCCAAG GTTGGGCGTCCATCTAATCATGCGACTATCCAGAGCATTGTGAGGGCAGTGGGCATTGTTCCTGGTGTTCCTGAACCCTGCTGTGTTCCTGATAAGATGAGTCCATTGCCTGTTCTTTACTTAGACACCAGCAAAAATATGGTGGTAAAGGTCTACCACAGCATGTCTGTGGAAACCTGTGCCTGTAGATAA
- the frmpd2 gene encoding FERM and PDZ domain-containing protein 2 codes for MSTFVTLAEVLESRGAPLEEQEVWSILLGATEALIEIFSKGPGNMCSVISPHSVLLSANGTVAFKTCSRSEDMGSFSSPELTQGRSPSTRQAMEKMVVYSLGMTLYWSVDYQLPQNQPIQLSDHLNSLLLTMCEDVAHRRADLLTVLEKCEQHHKNALAPPETVIRQLVEDVMLDPVENTHGNTALLSDRSQMVRDKLRGLSHHNSICWPRSMASPSRAIQAESNRIHHSPHRRASSITLLTRSPFLDGRRHISPRPNQLFGSTLSLIDRKPRDMGPEFIRMLEEPLTVLELPSSIVAKKGKSCLTQRSLKVIMPNGQSILVKCDVKSRTRDVFDMIIAHSNLVEHFYFGLAYIDENEFFFLENETKISKVAPDRWKKVPTETFVLHFRIKFFVNDVALLLHKLTRHQYYLQMRQDILEDRLPCDEETGLFLGALALQAEFGDSMPEVYGTNYYRPEHYVSKSILKKMAMPCLKEELLRLHANNVNMVVEESELEFLKATQQLPEYGVLFHRAAWEKKPVIGELLLGICAKGVVVYEVKNNSRSTSLRFHWRETVSITSIKRKFVIESSTSKKKHTFLTEKSKIARYLCELCSAQHKFHKEMSSRELSHSLASEDSIVQYASVCRAQNNIVSRRFSCSEGPLNDTHLSPSHNDSMSKLCDDIANKIETRIKQQRELLENTGAQSPAVSQRLSICSQKRHSDVPSVSSALRDTPTSPRVPEREIIRVSLKKDPKFGLGIIIVGEDTTGRLDLGIFIASVVPGGPADKDGRIKPGGRLISLNQTSLEGVTFSEAADIMQNSSSVVELIVSQPKANASGCVEEKNYESAVVLESQTGEDELDELVSVMMTPKPASRLHVPEVRILNAQDACSMSASLISLRPEEFSVVLRKVAGSLGISIAGGVNTGLRYGGIYIKSLVLGGAAEQDGRIQIGDRLLEVDGTRLQGFTDQQAAECLARTGEVVSLVLERDGGPMVPQRYLNTTACAQPRNNSCPAITMTTPFCVRPKDYSFVSNDNTLEVTLRKRLNGLGFSFLIAELDTSLDSGTVVRVKTLFPGQPAEECGQIQEGDVILSVNGESLKGLSYQRVLQLVRGSPPEVQLVLCRPPSGTLPPISEKIGQLTCS; via the exons ATGAGCACGTTTGTGACCCTGGCAGAGGTGCTGGAGTCGCGGGGAGCACCTCTGGAGGAACAGGAAGTCTGGTCAATTCTCTTGGGTGCAACAGAGGCCTTGATAGAAATCTTCAGTAAAG GTCCTGGTAACATGTGCAGTGTAATAAGTCCCCACTCAGTGCTTCTGTCTGCCAATGGCACCGTTGCCTTCAAAACCTGCAGTCGTTCAGAGGATATGggctctttctcttctcctgagCTGACACAGGGTCGTTCCCCTTCTACCAGGCAGGCCATGGAGAAG ATGGTTGTTTACTCTCTGGGAATGACTCTGTATTGGTCTGTTGATTATCAGCTCCCTCAAAACCAG CCCATCCAACTCAGTGATCACCTAAACAGCCTTTTACTGACCATGTGCGAGGATGTAGCACATAGGCGAGCAGACCTGCTCACAGTGCTGGAGAAATGCGAACAGCATCACAAGAATGCCCTGGCCCCACCAGAGACGGTCATTAGGCAGCTAGTGGAGGATGTCATGCTGGACCCT GTGGAAAATACACATGGTAACACTGCTCTTCTCTCAGATCGCAGTCAGATGGTCAGAGACAAGCTTCGGG GACTGTCACATCATAATTCTATATGCTGGCCAAGAAGCATGGCGTCACCATCCCGGGCAATCCAAGCCGAGTCTAACAG AATCCATCATAGTCCACATCGTAGGGCCAGCAGCATCACTTTGCTCACACGGAGCCCTTTCCTTGATGGTCGCCGCCACATCAGCCCCCGGCCCAATCAGTTGTTTGGCTCAACACTCAGTCTCATTGACAGGAAACCAAGG GACATGGGTCCAGAGTTCATTAGGATGTTGGAGGAGCCACTTACTGTCTTAGAGCTGCCTAGTTCTATTGTG gcAAAGAAAGGGAAGTCTTGTTTGACTCAAAGGAGCTTGAAAGTTATCATGCCAAATGGACAGAGCATCCTGGTCAAGTGTGATGTCAAGTCTAGAACTAGGGATGTCTTTGATATGATTATTGCCCATTCAAACCTGGTGGAGCACTTCTACTTTGGCCTTGCCTATATTGATG aaaatgagttcttttttcttgaaaatgaaacaaaaatatccAAAGTTGCACCAGACCGCTGGAAAAAAGTGCCCACTGAAACATTTGTCCTTCACTTCAGAATCAAGTTTTTTGTGAATGATGTTGCTCTGCTTTT aCACAAGCTGACCCGTCACCAGTATTACCTGCAGATGAGGCAGGACATATTGGAAGACCGGCTACCTTGTGACGAGGAGACTGGCTTATTTCTCGGTGCCTTGGCTCTCCAAGCTGAATTTGGAGACAGTATGCCTGAG GTATATGGAACAAACTATTATAGGCCTGAACACTATGTCTCCAAGAGTATACTGAAGAAAATGGCCATGCCTTGCCTAAAAGAAGAGTTGTTACGATTACATGCAAACAACGTAAACATGGTTGTTGAAGAGTCTGAACTTGAATTTCTTAAG GCCACTCAACAGCTTCCGGAATACGGAGTGCTGTTTCACCGTGCGGCCTGGGAAAAGAAGCCCGTCATTGGAGAGCTGCTCCTCGGAATCTGTGCCAAAGGTGTTGTCGTGTATGAAGTTAAAAATAACTCCCGCTCCACAAGTCTTAGATTCCACTGGAGGGAGACTGTCAGTATCACCTCGATT AAACGTAAATTTGTCATAGAGAGTAGCACCAGCAAGAAAAAGCACACCTTCCTCACCGAGAAGTCTAAAATTGCCAGGTATCTCTGTGAGCTCTGCTCTGCACAGCACAAGTTTCACAAGGAGATGAGTTCACGAGAGCTCAGCCACAGTCTTGCCTCAG aGGACAGCATAGTGCAGTATGCATCTGTGTGCAGGGCTCAGAACAACATAGTCTCCAGGAGATTCTCATGTTCTGAGGGACCACTGAATGACACCCATCTCAGCCCCTCACACAATGACTCCATGAGCAAGTTGTGTGATGACATTGCCAATAAAATTGAGACAAGAATCAAACAACAGAGAGAGTTACTGGAAAACACAGG TGCACAAagtccagctgtttcacagagACTTTCTATCTGCTCACAAAAGCGACACTCTGACGTTCCCTCTGTGTCCTCAGCCTTAAGAG ATACCCCAACAAGTCCTAGAGTCCCAGAGAGGGAAATAATTCGGGTTTCTCTAAAGAAGGACCCTAAATTTGGCCTTG GCATCATCATTGTTGGAGAGGACACCACCGGGAGACTGGATCTGGGGATCTTTATTGCATCTGTAGTGCCTGGAGGTCCTGCTGACAAAGATGGACGAATAAAACCTG GTGGTCGTCTGATTTCACTGAACCAGACCAGTTTAGAGGGAGTGACCTTCAGCGAGGCTGCAGACATCATGCAGAACAGCTCTAGCGTTGTGGAACTCATCGTCTCTCAGCCTAAGG CCAATGCTAGTGggtgtgtggaggagaagaattATGAGAGTGCTGTGGTGCTGGAGAGTCAGACAGGAGAGGATGAGCTGGATGAGCTGGTCAGCGTCATGATGACTCCTAAGCCAGCAAGCAGATTGCACGTTCCTGAAGTTCGCATCCTCAACGCACAG GACGCCTGTTCCATGTCTGCGTCTTTGATCAGCCTCAGACCTGAGGAGTTTTCAGTGGTGCTGAGGAAAGTGGCTGGGAGCCTGGGCATCAGTATTGCT ggtggaGTTAATACAGGACTGCGATATGGAGGAATATACATCAAGAGCCTGGTCCTGGGTGGAGCAGCAGAACAAGATGGCAGAATTCAGATAG GTGACAGGCTGTTGGAAGTGGATGGTACCAGACTGCAGGGATTCACAGACCAGCAGGCCGCAGAATGCTTGGCAAGAACTGGAGAG GTGGTCTCTCTGGTTCTGGAGAGGGATGGGGGTCCTATGGTGCCTCAGAGATATCTGAACACAACAGCCTGTGCACAACCCAGGAACAACAGCTGCCCTGCCATTACCATGACAACGCCCTTCTGTGTCAGGCCTAAGGATTACAGCTTTGTCTCTAATG ACAACACCTTGGAAgtcacactgagaaaaagactgaaTGGGCTGGGCTTTAGTTTCTTGATCGCAGAGCTGGATACCTCACTGGACAGTGGCACTGTGGTGCGGGTTAAGACACTGTTTCCCGGTCAGCCTGCAGAGGAGTGTGGGCAGATCCAGGAAGGAGATGTGATCCTGTCTGTAAACGGAGAGTCACTGAAAGGACTTTCTTATCAG CGTGTGCTGCAGCTGGTGAGGGGTTCTCCACCAGAAGTCCAGCTGGTGCTTTGTCGCCCTCCTTCAG GAACACTGCCTCCCATATCTGAGAAAATAGGCCAGTTGACCTGCAGTTGA